From Rhododendron vialii isolate Sample 1 chromosome 10a, ASM3025357v1, the proteins below share one genomic window:
- the LOC131303093 gene encoding uncharacterized protein LOC131303093 translates to MENLYSLLLVGLNVTKYYNSALDLSVETANRRAKILNETTFYLRAQQDLWGMGQNPVHGWTGEPNSVTVVGRPSKRRRTRVQSLDERIYVKLRSDRELRGKLLAYYQHLNMILGDVEEIVTTVEIDDETYEEIVRANKRTIPFLFVRGDGVILVSPPLRTA, encoded by the exons atgGAAAATCTTTACTCCTTGTTGCTTGTTGGTTTGAATGTCACCAAGTACTACAATTCGGCACTTGACCTATCGGTAGAAACTGCAAATagaagagccaaaattttgaaCGAAACGACTTTTTACTTG AGGGCCCAACAAGACCTTTGGGGAATGGGGCAGAACCCGGTCCACGGTTGGACTGGCGAACCCAATAGCGTAACGGTCGTCGGTCGACcttctaaaagaagaagaacaag AGTTCAGAGTCTCGATGAGAGAATCTACGTCAAGCTTCGATCTGATCGTGAACTCCGTGGAAAGCTCCTC GCGTACTACCAGCATTTAAATATGATACTAGGAGATGTTGAAGAAATTGTGACCACAGTGGAGATTGATGATGAGACCTATGAGGAGATAGTTAGA GCAAACAAGCGGACaatcccttttctttttgtacgGGGAGATGGGGTGATACTGGTTTCTCCACCTCTGCGGACAGCTTAA
- the LOC131303437 gene encoding uncharacterized protein LOC131303437: MARNEEKAQSMLNRFITMKNEEKKKPKERRPFLASECRDLAEADKWRQQIMREIGRKVAEIQNEGLGEHRLRDLNDEINKLIREKVHWERRIIELGGPNYTKQSAKMTDLDGNIVDVPNPSGRGPGYRYFGAAKKLPGVRELFEKPPELRKRRTRYDIYRRIDASYYGYRDEEDGILVKLEAPAEEKMRIEAVAEWKAMEEIKREAKRAVKSGEEAMVSAAAAAKILFEEEEDVVEEERKEREEMEKEKEFVVHVPLPDEKEIERMVVEKKKMELLSKYTSEDLMEEQSEAKDMLNIQR; encoded by the exons ATGGCTCGCAATGAAGAGAAGGCGCAGTCGATGCTCAACAGGTTCATCACCATGAAGaacgaagaaaagaagaagcccAAGGAGCGCCGCCCCTTCCTCGCCTCGGAGTGCCGCGACCTCGCCGAGGCGGACAAGTGGAGGCAGCAGATCATGCGCGAGATCGGCCGCAAGGTCGCCGAGATCCAGAACGAGGGCCTCGGCGAGCACCGCCTCCGCGACCTCAACGACGAGATCAACAAGCTCATCCGCGAGAAGGTCCACTGGGAGCGCCGGATTATAGAGCTCGGTGGGCCCAATTACACTAAACAGTCTGCCAAGATGACCGACTTGGATGGGAATATAGTTGATGTTCCGAACCCTAGCGGCCGTGGCCCCGGGTATAGGTACTTCGGGGCCGCGAAGAAGCTCCCCGGGGTGAGGGAGTTGTTCGAGAAGCCACCAGAGTTGAGGAAGAGGAGGACTAG GTATGATATATACAGGAGGATTGATGCAAGTTATTACGGGTATAGGGATGAGGAGGATGGGATATTGGTGAAGTTGGAGGCGCCCGCGGAGGAGAAGATGAGGATCGAGGCGGTGGCAGAGTGGAAGGCAATGGAGGAGATTAAGAGGGAGGCAAAGAGGGCTGTGAAGAGCGGGGAGGAGGCGATGGTGTCAGCGGCTGCAGCTGCAAAGATTTTGttcgaggaggaggaggatgtggtggaggaggagaggaaggagagggaagagatggagaaggagaaggagttTGTGGTGCACGTGCCGTTGCCGGACGAGAAGGAGATTGAGAGGATGGTGgttgagaagaagaagatggagctTTTGAGCAAGTATACTAGTGAAGATCTTATGGAGGAGCAGAGTGAAGCCAAAGACATGCTTAACATTCAGCGGTAG
- the LOC131303436 gene encoding uncharacterized protein LOC131303436, with protein MLRRRLSLFIATSIHNGSSIHAKPTSITSRLLQSPPPPSHFLQSSNFTPHSHVGFLEHDLNLGLRAYSLLSLNDLRDNKGARKKKTRKGRGIGSGKGKTAGRGHKGQRARGTMKFGFEGGQTPMRRRMPKRGFKNPFSLTFQPVGLGKIAKLINAGKIDSSELITMKTLKDSGAIGKQIRDGVRLMGRGSEHIKWPIHLEVSRVTVRAKAAVEAAGGSVTRVYYNNLGFRALLKPEWFEKKGRLLPKAARPPPKQRDKVDSIGRLPAPTKPIPFTPEETEAMSAAPVS; from the exons ATGTTGAGAAGGAGGCTATCGCTATTCATCGCAACCTCAATCCACAACGGTTCTTCAATCCACGCCAAACCCACGTCAATCACCTCACGGTTACTTcaatcaccaccacctccttcGCATTTCTTGCAAAGTTCGAATTTTACCCCTCATTCCCATGTGGGTTTTTTGGAGCATGATCTGAATCTGGGTTTGAGGGCTTACAGCCTTCTGAGCTTGAATGATTTGAGAGACAACAAAGGGGCCagaaagaagaagacgaggaagGGTCGGGGGATTGGGTCGGGCAAGGGGAAGACTGCTGGACGGGGTCATAAGGGGCAGAGGGCGAGGGGGACTATGAAGTTTGGGTTCGAAGGGGGGCAGACTCCGATGCGGCGGAGGATGCCGAAAAGGGGGTTTAAGAACCCCTTTAGCCTCACGTTTCAG CCCGTGGGACTAGGAAAGATTGCGAAACTGATAAATGCAGGGAAGATAGATTCATCAGAGTTGATCACGATGAAAACTCTTAAG GATTCTGGAGCCATCGGGAAGCAGATAAGAGATGGTGTCAGATTAATGGGACGAGGTTCTGAACATATAAAGTGGCCTATTCATCTGGAG GTTTCCAGGGTGACTGTTAGGGCAAAGGCGGCAGTTGAAGCCGCTGGAGGGTCCGTGACGAGAGTGTACTATAACAACTTGGGCTTCAGGGCACTGCTCAAGCCCGAATGGTTCGAGAAAAAGGGCAGGTTGCTGCCAAAAGCAGCAAGACCTCCCCCAAAACAGAGAGATAAAGTTGACAGCATTGGAAGACTCCCTGCGCCCACAAAGCCAATTCCTTTTACACCAGAGGAGACAGAAGCGATGTCCGCAGCACCTGTTTCTTGA